One part of the Parambassis ranga chromosome 8, fParRan2.1, whole genome shotgun sequence genome encodes these proteins:
- the LOC114439499 gene encoding putative uncharacterized protein DDB_G0290521 isoform X2 — translation MGRLVNDKHNSPNCRMKKVIVDGEPHLCLFAIKDFEAESEITCDYGDSQWPWRAMTPNIEMQPEPSEQPEDSGNSTASFQQTPNIEMQPEPSEQPEDSGNATASFQQTPNIEMQPEPSEQPEDSGNSTASFQQTPNIEMQPEPSEQPEDSGNSTASFQQTPNIEMQPEPSEQPEDSGNATASFQQTPNIEMQPEPSEQPEDSGNATASFQQTPNIEMQPEPSEQPEDSGNSTASFQQTPNIEMQSEPSEQPQDYGKISNSKNLKKISNSTQVQELRLVGP, via the exons ATGGGTCGTCTGGTCAATGACAAGCACAATTCTCCAAACTGCAGGATGAAAAAAGTGATAGTCGATGGTGAACCACATCTCTGCTTGTTTgccattaaagactttgaagcTGAGAGTGAAATTACATGTGACTATGGAGATTCTCAGTGGCCATGGAGAGCAATG ACACCAAACAttgagatgcagcctgagccTTCAGAACAACCAGAGGACTCTGGGAACTCCACTGCATCCTTCCAGCAG ACACCAAACAttgagatgcagcctgagccTTCAGAACAACCAGAGGACTCTGGGAACGCCACTGCATCCTTCCAGCAG ACACCAAACAttgagatgcagcctgagccTTCAGAACAACCAGAGGACTCTGGGAACTCCACTGCATCCTTCCAGCAG ACACCAAACAttgagatgcagcctgagccTTCAGAACAACCAGAGGACTCTGGGAACTCCACTGCATCCTTCCAGCAG ACACCAAACAttgagatgcagcctgagccTTCAGAACAACCAGAGGACTCTGGGAACGCCACTGCATCCTTCCAGCAG ACACCAAACAttgagatgcagcctgagccTTCAGAACAACCAGAGGACTCTGGGAACGCCACTGCATCCTTCCAGCAG ACACCAAACAttgagatgcagcctgagccTTCAGAACAACCAGAGGACTCTGGGAACTCCACTGCATCCTTCCAGCAG ACACCAAACATTGAGATGCAGTCTGAGCCTTCAGAACAACCACAGGACTATGGGAAAATCTCAAACTCAAAAAACCTCAAGAAAATCTCAAACTCAACTCAG GTCCAAGAACTGAGACTTGTAGGGCCTTGA
- the septin12 gene encoding uncharacterized protein septin12 isoform X1 gives MSDLPVNDHLEGILSDFEALKRSFDAEDVDDIPSFSPASPISTPISPSSCHFFLNHNKANEERGGGGQSPSFAFKNSNNSLGSPAHSHIHLSSNSSPVLKSRTGSSLSFNRGNTNKPVVYNNGSSVTRAASFQSRLNPNSYSMLSGPGSDNDSLHSSTSSLEYSGGGGYTLPISKMGSYHSPAPQGEYLGSHPQLPQQHLEAKLKKFSSHGSVFNSEMNQRQGMMLGAREPQGMNHGSMSILDLQNPDEGVGMVGMQRGGSGGRIGPGVKYADANANWNGHLHNTNSYGKKHNQQQVPQVLTSPQPKPKETPRLNKFPLDLDNIVSSVSTTSPTKAEGGSISPNPPKPPPRSMLGLLNRIGPPSTAASPSASLSSLDSSSDIPSHPFHHPFSYSPCSPTLSQSSNSVPDMNCSPVPLSPAQSLQLDILPGPQVVQVVPSLPSPSSSSSASSPRVTGSLEDSIDEATDSVGLILQRIASFSWPDTNPAGLAQPPPIKNTDGSKACAYGFPTETTPMPTWKQDRKEQQETTGEVETALFTPMEERGEKDSSIMGQEKEDEGKSKGQQHIQTPPTVDKEENCVEVHAGIKENGKQKVMEMEEDMKKEMELEAEVKVELCQSVADLQMGFIQGTDLFGYVGIEAVLDQMRRKTMKAGFEFNIMVVGQSGLGKSTLVNTLFKSKISRKSCTPHYEEEISKTVKLHAVSHMIEEKGVKMKLTVIDTPGFGDQINNENCWQPIVKYVNEQYEKYLREELNVNRKRRIPDSRVHCCIYFLPATGHRLRPIDVEFMKRLGKIVNIVPVIAKSDTLTVEERQEFKDRIRQDLASNGIHVYPQKEYDEDPEERILNDKIRESIPFAVVGTDKEHQVNGNKVLGRKTKWGIIEVENVAHCEFANLRDLLIRSHLQDLKDVTHNILYETYRVRRLNESNINFNELELSAWPLENGTDKCESDSHL, from the exons ATGTCGGACCTTCCCGTGAATGACCACCTAGAAGGGATTTTATCAGATTTCGAAG CACTGAAGAGATCGTTCGACGCTGAAGATGTGGATGACATCCCATCCTTCTCCCCCGCTTCCCCCATCTCCACCCCCATTTCCCCCTCTTCCTGCCATTTCTTCCTCAACCATAATAAAGCTAATGAGGAGCGTGGAGGCGGTGGCCAGTCGCCTTCTTTTGCTttcaaaaacagcaacaacagtcTGGGATCTCCAGCCCACTCCCACATTCACCTAAGTTCCAATTCCAGCCCTGTGCTGAAGTCACGTACAGGCAGCAGCCTGTCCTTCAACCGAgggaacacaaacaaaccagtCGTCTATAACAATGGCTCCTCCGTCACCAGGGCTGCTTCTTTCCAGAGTAGATTAAACCCCAACAGTTACTCCATGTTGTCTGGGCCAGGCAGTGACAATGACAGCCTTCACAGCTCCACATCCAGCCTGGAGTATTCTGGTGGTGGTGGGTATACCCTGCCAATCTCTAAGATGGGGTCCTATCACAGTCCTGCACCTCAGGGGGAGTACCTTGGATCCCATCCTCAGCTTCCACAGCAGCACCTAGAAGCAAAGCTGAAGAAGTTCTCCTCCCATGGGAGCGTCTTTAACTCGGAGATGAACCAAAGGCAGGGGATGATGCTGGGTGCTCGGGAGCCTCAGGGAATGAACCACGGCTCCATGTCCATTCTAGATTTACAAAACCCTGATGAAGGAGTAGGAATGGTTGGTATGCAGAGAGGTGGCAGTGGAGGCAGGATCGGACCAGGGGTGAAGTATGCAGATGCTAATGCCAACTGGAATGGTCACCTTCATAATACCAATTCCTAtgggaaaaaacacaaccaaCAGCAAGTGCCTCAGGTGCTCACGTCTCCTCAGCCCAAGCCCAAAGAAACTCCACGTCTCAACAAGTTCCCTTTGGATCTGGACAACATAGTCAGCAGCGTCTCAACAACTTCCCCCACCAAGGCTGAAGGAGGATCCATAAGTCCCAACCCCCCAAAGCCTCCTCCAAGGAGCATGTTAGGCCTTCTGAACCGTATTGGCCCACCATCCACTGCTGCCAGCCCTTCAGCCTCCCTCAGCAGCTTGGACAGTTCTTCTGACATACCATCCCACCCCTTCCACCATCCCTTTTCATACTCCCCGTGTTCTCCAACTCTCTCACAAAGCTCTAACTCTGTCCCAGATATGAATTGCTCCCCTGTACCCCTTTCTCCAGCCCAGAGCCTCCAGTTGGATATCCTACCAGGACCCCAAGTTGTCCAGGTTGTTCCTAGCCTGCCAAGCCCCTCCAGCTCTTCCAGTGCTTCCAGCCCCAGAGTTACTGGTTCTTTGGAGGATAGCATAGATGAGGCCACAGATAGTGTAGGCTTAATTTTACAGAGGATTGCATCTTTCTCCTGGCCTGACACCAACCCAGCAGGTTTGGCTCAACCTCCTCCCATCAAAAACACTGATGGGTCAAAAGCATGTGCATATGGGTTTCCCACTGAGACCACTCCAATGCCAACATGGAAACAGGACAGGAAGGAACAACAAG AGACTACTGGAGAGGTGGAGACGGCCCTGTTCACCCCaatggaggagagaggggagaaggaCAGCAGTATCATGGGACAAGAGAAAGAAGATGAGGGCAAGAGCAAAGGACAGCAACACATCCAGACACCACCCACGGTGGACAAAGAGGAGAACTGTGTGGAGGTTCATGCAGGGATCAAAGAGAATGGGAAACAGAAGGTAATGGAGATGGAAGAAGACATGAAGAAGGAGATGGAGCtggaggcagaggtgaaggtggagctttGTCAGTCTGTAGCCGACTTGCAGATGGGCTTTATCCAAGGCACCGACCTGTTCGGTTACGTGGGCATCGAGGCGGTCCTGGATCAGATGAGGCGCAAGACCATGAAGGCTGGCTTTGAATTCAACATCATGGTGGTTG GTCAGAGTGGTTTGGGGAAATCCACGCTTGTCAACACTCTGTTCAAGTCCAAGATCAGCCGGAAGTCCTGCACGCCCCACTATGAGGAGGAGATCTCCAAAACGGTCAAACTGCATGCAGTCAGTCAca TGATCGAAGAAAAGGGTGTAAAGATGAAGCTGACAGTGATTGACACACCGGGATTTGGAGACCAAATCAACAACGAGAACTG CTGGCAGCCTATAGTAAAGTATGTCAACGAGCAGTATGAGAAGTACCTGAGAGAAGAGCTGAACGTCAACCGCAAGAGGAGAATACCTGACAGCAGAGTCCACTGCTGCATCTACTTCCTCCCTGCCACCGGACACAG GTTACGCCCCATCGACGTGGAGTTCATGAAGAGGTTGGGGAAGATAGTGAACATTGTGCCTGTCATCGCCAAGTCTGACACACTCACCGTTGAGGAAAGACAGGAGTTCAAAGACAGG ATAAGGCAAGACTTGGCATCCAATGGGATTCATGTTTACCCCCAGAAAGAGTACGACGAGGACCCAGAGGAACGCATACTCAACGACAAAATCAGG GAAAGCATTCCCTTTGCTGTGGTGGGAACTGACAAGGAGCACCAGGTGAATGGAAACAAGGTGCTGGGCCGTAAAACGAAGTGGGGGATCATTGAAG
- the LOC114439499 gene encoding protein TsetseEP-like isoform X1: MGRLVNDKHNSPNCRMKKVIVDGEPHLCLFAIKDFEAESEITCDYGDSQWPWRAMTPNIEMQPEPSEQPEDSGNSTASFQQTPNIEMQPEPSEQPEDSGNATASFQQTPNIEMQPEPSEQPEDSGNSTASFQQTPNIEMQPEPSEQPEDSGNSTASFQQTPNIEMQPEPSEQPEDSGNATASFQQTPNIEMQPEPSEQPEDSGNATASFQQTPNIEMQPEPSEQPEDSGNSTASFQQTPNIEMQPEPSEQPEDSGNATASFQQTPNIEMQSEPSEQPQDYGKISNSKNLKKISNSTQVQELRLVGP; this comes from the exons ATGGGTCGTCTGGTCAATGACAAGCACAATTCTCCAAACTGCAGGATGAAAAAAGTGATAGTCGATGGTGAACCACATCTCTGCTTGTTTgccattaaagactttgaagcTGAGAGTGAAATTACATGTGACTATGGAGATTCTCAGTGGCCATGGAGAGCAATG ACACCAAACAttgagatgcagcctgagccTTCAGAACAACCAGAGGACTCTGGGAACTCCACTGCATCCTTCCAGCAG ACACCAAACAttgagatgcagcctgagccTTCAGAACAACCAGAGGACTCTGGGAACGCCACTGCATCCTTCCAGCAG ACACCAAACAttgagatgcagcctgagccTTCAGAACAACCAGAGGACTCTGGGAACTCCACTGCATCCTTCCAGCAG ACACCAAACAttgagatgcagcctgagccTTCAGAACAACCAGAGGACTCTGGGAACTCCACTGCATCCTTCCAGCAG ACACCAAACAttgagatgcagcctgagccTTCAGAACAACCAGAGGACTCTGGGAACGCCACTGCATCCTTCCAGCAG ACACCAAACAttgagatgcagcctgagccTTCAGAACAACCAGAGGACTCTGGGAACGCCACTGCATCCTTCCAGCAG ACACCAAACAttgagatgcagcctgagccTTCAGAACAACCAGAGGACTCTGGGAACTCCACTGCATCCTTCCAGCAG ACACCAAACAttgagatgcagcctgagccTTCAGAACAACCAGAGGACTCTGGGAACGCCACTGCATCCTTCCAGCAG ACACCAAACATTGAGATGCAGTCTGAGCCTTCAGAACAACCACAGGACTATGGGAAAATCTCAAACTCAAAAAACCTCAAGAAAATCTCAAACTCAACTCAG GTCCAAGAACTGAGACTTGTAGGGCCTTGA
- the LOC114439499 gene encoding protein TsetseEP-like isoform X3, producing the protein MGRLVNDKHNSPNCRMKKVIVDGEPHLCLFAIKDFEAESEITCDYGDSQWPWRAMTPNIEMQPEPSEQPEDSGNSTASFQQTPNIEMQPEPSEQPEDSGNATASFQQTPNIEMQPEPSEQPEDSGNATASFQQTPNIEMQPEPSEQPEDSGNATASFQQTPNIEMQPEPSEQPEDSGNSTASFQQTPNIEMQPEPSEQPEDSGNATASFQQTPNIEMQSEPSEQPQDYGKISNSKNLKKISNSTQVQELRLVGP; encoded by the exons ATGGGTCGTCTGGTCAATGACAAGCACAATTCTCCAAACTGCAGGATGAAAAAAGTGATAGTCGATGGTGAACCACATCTCTGCTTGTTTgccattaaagactttgaagcTGAGAGTGAAATTACATGTGACTATGGAGATTCTCAGTGGCCATGGAGAGCAATG ACACCAAACAttgagatgcagcctgagccTTCAGAACAACCAGAGGACTCTGGGAACTCCACTGCATCCTTCCAGCAG ACACCAAACAttgagatgcagcctgagccTTCAGAACAACCAGAGGACTCTGGGAACGCCACTGCATCCTTCCAGCAG ACACCAAACAttgagatgcagcctgagccTTCAGAACAACCAGAGGACTCTGGGAACGCCACTGCATCCTTCCAGCAG ACACCAAACAttgagatgcagcctgagccTTCAGAACAACCAGAGGACTCTGGGAACGCCACTGCATCCTTCCAGCAG ACACCAAACAttgagatgcagcctgagccTTCAGAACAACCAGAGGACTCTGGGAACTCCACTGCATCCTTCCAGCAG ACACCAAACAttgagatgcagcctgagccTTCAGAACAACCAGAGGACTCTGGGAACGCCACTGCATCCTTCCAGCAG ACACCAAACATTGAGATGCAGTCTGAGCCTTCAGAACAACCACAGGACTATGGGAAAATCTCAAACTCAAAAAACCTCAAGAAAATCTCAAACTCAACTCAG GTCCAAGAACTGAGACTTGTAGGGCCTTGA